The Streptomyces cynarae genome contains a region encoding:
- a CDS encoding DUF3040 domain-containing protein → MPLSEHEQRMLEQMERALYAEDPKFASALEGSGLRTYTRRRVYQAVAGFLVGIALLMAGMVAKQIWISVVGFLVMLGCAVLVVTGWRKVPKPGEQGAPGVRRQVRQRRSVMDRIEQRWQRRRDEQGQ, encoded by the coding sequence GTGCCGCTCTCGGAGCACGAGCAGCGCATGCTCGAGCAGATGGAGCGAGCGCTGTACGCCGAAGATCCCAAGTTCGCGTCGGCGCTTGAGGGAAGCGGGCTGCGTACGTACACCCGGCGGCGGGTCTACCAGGCGGTCGCGGGCTTCCTCGTGGGTATCGCGCTCCTCATGGCCGGAATGGTCGCGAAGCAGATCTGGATCAGCGTGGTGGGATTCCTCGTCATGCTGGGCTGTGCGGTGCTCGTGGTGACCGGTTGGCGCAAGGTTCCCAAGCCGGGTGAGCAGGGAGCGCCGGGCGTCCGCCGACAGGTGCGTCAGCGACGCTCCGTGATGGACCGCATCGAACAACGCTGGCAGCGCCGACGGGACGAACAGGGCCAGTAG
- the rsmH gene encoding 16S rRNA (cytosine(1402)-N(4))-methyltransferase RsmH → MSQSRHVPVMLRQCLDMLAPALDEPGAVVVDCTLGLGGHSEALLTRFPEARLIGLDRDKEALRLSGERLAPFGDRATLVHAVYDELPDVLARLGVPRVQGVLFDLGVSSMQLDEADRGFAYAQDAPLDMRMDQTTGISAAEVLNTYPAGDLVRILRTYGEEKQAKRIVSAIVREREKEPFTNSARLVELIRDALPQAAKRTGGNPAKRTFQALRIEVNGELAVLERAIPAAVKALSVGGRIAVLSYHSLEDRLVKQVFAAGAASTAPPGLPVVPERYQPRLKLLTRGAELPTEEEIAENRRAAPARLRGAERVREDVQ, encoded by the coding sequence TTGTCCCAGAGTCGACACGTGCCCGTCATGCTCCGGCAGTGCCTGGACATGCTGGCCCCGGCCCTCGACGAGCCGGGGGCCGTCGTCGTCGACTGCACCCTCGGGCTCGGCGGCCACAGCGAGGCGCTGCTGACGCGGTTCCCCGAGGCCCGGCTCATCGGGCTGGACCGGGACAAGGAGGCGCTGCGCCTGTCCGGGGAGCGCCTGGCTCCCTTCGGTGACCGCGCCACGCTGGTGCACGCGGTCTACGACGAACTGCCCGACGTGCTCGCCCGGCTGGGCGTTCCGCGCGTCCAGGGTGTGCTCTTCGACCTCGGCGTCTCCTCCATGCAACTCGACGAGGCGGACCGCGGTTTCGCCTACGCCCAGGACGCCCCGCTCGACATGCGCATGGACCAGACGACGGGCATCAGCGCCGCCGAGGTCCTCAACACCTACCCGGCCGGCGACCTGGTGCGGATCCTGCGGACGTACGGCGAGGAGAAGCAGGCCAAGCGGATCGTGTCCGCGATCGTGCGCGAGCGCGAGAAGGAGCCGTTCACCAACAGCGCGCGACTGGTGGAGTTGATCCGCGACGCGCTCCCGCAGGCGGCCAAGCGGACCGGCGGCAACCCGGCCAAGCGCACCTTCCAGGCGCTGCGCATCGAGGTCAACGGCGAGCTCGCCGTTCTGGAACGGGCGATTCCCGCGGCCGTCAAGGCGCTGTCCGTCGGCGGCCGGATCGCCGTCCTCTCCTACCACTCGCTAGAGGACCGCCTGGTCAAGCAGGTGTTCGCGGCGGGTGCGGCGAGTACCGCGCCCCCCGGGCTGCCGGTCGTCCCCGAGCGTTACCAGCCCCGGCTCAAGCTCCTCACCCGCGGTGCCGAACTTCCCACCGAGGAGGAGATCGCCGAGAACCGCCGGGCGGCCCCGGCACGTCTGCGTGGTGCAGAGCGCGTCCGTGAGGACGTCCAGTGA
- a CDS encoding SAV_6107 family HEPN domain-containing protein: MASHHAAAARRRRATGPAPSLTGPASDVHPVLRRATAPPAALDLLAQARAALEEATLLETPNERYATAHLAALRTAAAVLAARGRPEPTARRRAKIRSAWEVLPEIAPELTEWSALFASGAARRARAEAGIRGAAGTRDADDLIRDVAMFLRLVERMLVLQPVLPQPRQEAEREMPDAG; encoded by the coding sequence ATGGCCAGTCACCACGCAGCCGCCGCACGCCGGCGCCGCGCCACCGGCCCTGCCCCCTCACTGACCGGCCCTGCGAGCGACGTGCACCCCGTGCTGCGCCGGGCCACGGCCCCGCCTGCCGCGCTCGACCTGCTGGCCCAGGCCCGCGCCGCACTGGAGGAGGCCACCCTCCTCGAAACGCCGAACGAGCGGTACGCGACGGCCCACCTGGCGGCCCTGCGCACCGCCGCCGCCGTGCTCGCCGCACGCGGGCGCCCGGAGCCGACCGCGCGGCGCCGCGCGAAGATCCGCAGCGCCTGGGAAGTGCTCCCCGAGATCGCGCCCGAACTCACCGAGTGGAGCGCGCTGTTCGCCTCCGGCGCCGCCCGTCGCGCCCGCGCCGAGGCCGGCATCCGCGGTGCGGCCGGCACCCGGGACGCGGACGACCTGATACGGGACGTGGCGATGTTCCTGCGCCTGGTCGAGCGGATGCTGGTGCTCCAGCCGGTTCTTCCGCAGCCGAGACAGGAGGCGGAGCGGGAGATGCCGGACGCGGGGTGA
- a CDS encoding phytoene desaturase family protein — translation MARIAVIGAGMGAMAAAARLAVAGHRVVVYERTETYGGAVRRFSRDGFSFDTGPGLLPLPAVYRDLFVKTGKEPLEDCVELVQVDPSSRHVFADGTEVALPNASRAGVVSALDAALGAGAGGRWGDFLVRAREAWDRTRRPLLEEPLWPDWQVLAEKEPYPAVPHKRLLRTRRAGTLAEVGAWELRDPRLVAVLESHALAWGLDPRTTPASAAVLPYMEHAFGMWYVRGGMRELARAVYERCLARRVEFVFGAEVTGIVEKDGRATGVELADGVAAEADHVVAGVAPAVLDRLVPGTAARAADEVAPQRGMPGRLTVFLALRGAGRRVPRIGRWSTRPTARASCTGCSGSPPGFRPPRRWPCCARTTPRWCPTRRTRRSR, via the coding sequence ATGGCACGGATTGCGGTGATCGGCGCCGGGATGGGCGCGATGGCGGCCGCCGCCCGGCTGGCCGTCGCGGGCCACCGGGTGGTGGTGTACGAGCGTACGGAGACGTACGGCGGTGCGGTGCGCCGTTTCTCGCGCGACGGCTTCTCCTTCGACACCGGCCCGGGTCTGCTGCCGCTGCCCGCGGTCTACCGCGACCTGTTCGTGAAGACGGGCAAGGAGCCGCTGGAGGACTGCGTCGAGCTGGTCCAGGTGGACCCGTCGTCACGGCACGTCTTCGCGGACGGCACCGAGGTGGCGCTGCCCAACGCCTCGCGCGCAGGGGTGGTGTCCGCGCTGGACGCTGCGCTGGGTGCGGGAGCGGGCGGGCGCTGGGGCGACTTCCTGGTGCGGGCGCGCGAGGCCTGGGACCGTACGCGCCGTCCGCTCCTGGAGGAGCCGCTGTGGCCCGACTGGCAGGTGCTGGCGGAGAAGGAGCCGTATCCGGCTGTGCCGCACAAGCGACTGCTGCGTACACGCCGGGCCGGCACGCTCGCCGAGGTCGGCGCCTGGGAGCTGCGCGATCCGCGCCTTGTGGCGGTGCTGGAGAGCCACGCCCTGGCCTGGGGCCTGGATCCCCGGACGACGCCGGCGAGTGCGGCGGTGCTGCCGTACATGGAGCACGCCTTCGGGATGTGGTACGTCCGGGGCGGGATGCGGGAGTTGGCGCGTGCCGTGTACGAGCGGTGCCTGGCCCGCCGGGTGGAGTTCGTCTTCGGGGCCGAGGTCACCGGGATCGTCGAGAAGGACGGCCGCGCGACGGGGGTGGAGCTGGCCGACGGTGTCGCGGCGGAGGCGGACCACGTGGTGGCCGGGGTCGCGCCCGCCGTCCTGGACCGCCTGGTGCCGGGGACGGCGGCGCGCGCTGCCGACGAGGTCGCGCCGCAGCGTGGGATGCCCGGCCGGCTGACGGTGTTCCTGGCCCTGCGCGGGGCCGGCCGGAGGGTGCCGCGCATCGGACGGTGGTCCACACGGCCGACCGCGAGGGCGAGCTGCACCGGCTGTTCGGGGAGTCCGCCGGGCTTCCGCCCTCCGCGACGGTGGCCGTGCTGCGCCCGGACGACCCCGCGCTGGTGCCCGACACGGCGCACGAGGCGGTCACGCTGA
- a CDS encoding TetR/AcrR family transcriptional regulator translates to MERSSAATSGGSSRREATRQKLYEAAVTLIAEQGFSATTVDEIAERAGVAKGTVYYNFASKSVLFEELLRHGVGLLTASLRDAAEQSDRAGGTKVDALDAMIRAGLAFIARYPSFTQLYVAELWRTNRAWQSTLMVVRRQVVAAIEDVLRAGVESGEFSDEIDVPLTAAALVGMVLVAALDWQSFQPERSLDDVHAALSRLIQGRVSGGR, encoded by the coding sequence ATGGAACGCAGCAGCGCCGCTACGTCGGGCGGCTCGAGCCGCCGCGAGGCGACCCGGCAGAAGCTCTACGAGGCGGCCGTCACCCTGATCGCGGAGCAGGGCTTCTCCGCGACCACCGTCGACGAGATCGCCGAGCGGGCCGGGGTCGCGAAGGGCACGGTCTACTACAACTTCGCGAGCAAGTCCGTCCTCTTCGAGGAGTTGCTGCGGCACGGTGTGGGGCTCCTGACCGCCTCCCTCAGGGACGCGGCCGAGCAGAGCGACCGGGCGGGCGGTACCAAGGTGGACGCGCTGGACGCCATGATCCGCGCCGGGCTGGCCTTCATCGCCCGCTACCCGTCCTTCACCCAGCTGTACGTGGCCGAGCTGTGGCGCACCAACCGGGCCTGGCAGTCCACGCTCATGGTGGTCCGGCGGCAGGTCGTCGCGGCCATCGAGGACGTGCTGCGCGCAGGTGTGGAAAGCGGCGAGTTCAGCGACGAGATCGACGTCCCGCTGACGGCCGCGGCACTGGTCGGCATGGTGCTGGTGGCGGCGCTGGACTGGCAGTCGTTCCAGCCGGAGCGCTCCCTGGACGACGTCCACGCGGCGCTGTCGCGGCTGATCCAGGGACGCGTGAGCGGCGGCCGGTAG
- a CDS encoding AAA family ATPase has protein sequence MTTYDDRASLTDLTATVERVLRSVEGVIEGKPEVVRLSLTVLLAEGHLLIEDVPGVGKTMLAKALARSIDCSVRRIQFTPDLLPSDITGVSIWDQQRRDFEFKPGAIFAQIVIGDEINRASPKTQSALLESMEERQVTIDGQTYELPSPFMVVATQNPVEMEGTYPLPEAQRDRFMARVSIGYPSPEAELQMLDIHGGVSPLDDLQPVAHAHEIVKLVEAVRGVHVAETVRRYAVDLVAATRTHPDLRLGASPRATLHLLRAAKASAALAGREYALPDDVQALAVAVLAHRLLPTAQAQLNRRTAEQVVQEILQSTPVPAGPQQQPGLTVGRGFGQQPPRRL, from the coding sequence GTGACGACCTATGACGATCGAGCGAGCCTCACTGATCTGACCGCCACTGTGGAGCGCGTCCTCAGATCGGTGGAAGGAGTGATCGAGGGCAAGCCCGAGGTCGTACGGCTTTCGCTGACCGTGCTGCTCGCCGAGGGGCACCTTCTGATCGAGGACGTCCCCGGCGTGGGCAAGACCATGCTCGCCAAGGCACTGGCCCGGTCCATCGACTGCTCGGTGCGGCGCATCCAGTTCACGCCCGACCTGCTGCCCTCGGACATCACGGGCGTGTCCATCTGGGATCAGCAGCGGCGGGACTTCGAGTTCAAGCCGGGCGCCATCTTCGCCCAGATCGTGATCGGCGACGAGATCAACCGCGCCTCGCCCAAGACCCAGTCCGCGCTCCTGGAGTCGATGGAGGAGCGTCAGGTCACCATCGACGGCCAGACGTACGAACTGCCCAGCCCCTTCATGGTGGTCGCCACCCAGAACCCGGTCGAGATGGAGGGCACCTATCCGCTGCCCGAGGCCCAGCGCGACCGCTTCATGGCCCGTGTCTCCATCGGCTACCCCAGCCCCGAGGCCGAACTGCAGATGCTCGACATCCACGGCGGCGTCAGCCCCCTGGACGACCTCCAGCCGGTGGCGCACGCTCACGAGATCGTGAAGCTGGTGGAGGCCGTCCGCGGTGTCCACGTCGCCGAGACGGTCCGGCGCTACGCGGTGGACCTGGTCGCCGCCACACGCACGCACCCCGACCTCAGACTCGGCGCCTCGCCGCGCGCCACACTGCACCTGCTGCGCGCGGCGAAGGCCTCCGCCGCCCTGGCCGGCCGGGAGTACGCGCTGCCGGACGACGTCCAGGCGCTCGCCGTGGCGGTCCTCGCCCACCGGCTGCTGCCCACCGCCCAGGCCCAGCTCAACCGCCGTACGGCGGAACAGGTCGTGCAGGAGATCCTGCAGAGCACCCCCGTGCCCGCCGGGCCCCAGCAGCAGCCCGGCCTCACCGTGGGTCGCGGCTTCGGCCAGCAGCCGCCCCGGAGGCTCTGA
- a CDS encoding ATP-binding cassette domain-containing protein, whose translation MQETAAGVAVSAAGFGLKGPRGWAFRGVGLEAEPGSLIAVEGPSGSGRTCLLLALTGRMRPSEGRAAVGGHRLPKEMSAVRGISDLAHVPGVTDLDPALTVGEHLRERALLESRFADSLRAALRPRSDRAAEAERRIDTALAAAGLDPEQLPKGRRTAVRDLERLEALRLSVALALIGRPRLLAVDDADLKLSPAERAEAWDLLRSLTEDGTTVLAVCTEAPEDAVVVSTAPGARHAREETTPDEPTVEGDDDKETADALAETGRA comes from the coding sequence ATGCAGGAGACGGCGGCCGGGGTCGCCGTCAGTGCCGCCGGCTTCGGCCTGAAGGGACCGCGCGGCTGGGCCTTCCGGGGCGTCGGCCTCGAGGCGGAGCCCGGCTCGCTCATCGCCGTCGAGGGCCCCTCGGGCTCCGGCCGGACCTGTCTGCTGCTCGCGCTCACCGGGCGGATGAGGCCGAGCGAGGGACGGGCCGCGGTCGGCGGGCACCGGCTGCCCAAGGAGATGTCCGCCGTGCGCGGGATCAGCGATCTCGCGCACGTGCCCGGCGTCACCGACCTCGACCCGGCCCTGACCGTCGGCGAGCATCTGCGCGAACGCGCCCTGCTGGAAAGCAGGTTCGCGGACTCCCTGCGGGCGGCGCTGCGCCCCAGGAGTGATCGGGCGGCCGAGGCGGAACGTCGTATCGACACCGCCCTCGCCGCCGCCGGACTCGACCCGGAACAGCTGCCCAAGGGCCGCCGGACCGCCGTACGCGACCTGGAGCGCCTCGAGGCCCTGCGGCTGTCCGTGGCGCTGGCCCTGATCGGCCGGCCCCGCCTGCTCGCCGTCGACGACGCCGACCTGAAGCTGTCCCCCGCCGAACGGGCGGAAGCCTGGGACCTGTTGAGGTCGCTGACCGAGGACGGGACGACCGTCCTCGCGGTGTGCACCGAGGCCCCCGAGGACGCCGTCGTGGTGTCGACGGCACCCGGCGCGCGGCACGCGCGCGAGGAGACCACCCCCGACGAGCCGACCGTAGAAGGCGACGACGACAAGGAGACGGCGGATGCGCTCGCCGAGACTGGCCGCGCTTGA
- a CDS encoding YhgE/Pip domain-containing protein — MRSPRLAALELRRFGRGKLPRAALVALLLLPLLYGALYLWSFWDPYGRLDRIPVALVDDDKGTTVAGRRLTAGDDLVKGLLKSDTFEWHRVGAAEARKGVEDGTYYLSLTMPSDFSAKIASSSGSSPETGALQVRTNDANNYIVGQISKTVFAEVRAAASTKTSRSFLDRIFISFSDIHGATVKAADGADQLTGGIGKAEKGSKDLADGLQEAKSGSAKLSSGLTKLDRGAGALQDGAQQVADGTQALADRVHGAADQVRPFLKKDGRQIADTATLVADSSGVISEHLDAFVTTAPVAEKGTREASETLDAVYERRCVNQVLSDPACADLKKAKDAAADAARLAEDVNTVVQDYHGDMTAMRQDLKTLQQQARALAKAAPHLSGDLDDAVSKVDALNKGAAEVAKGARTLHTGLGAARTGAADLDAGIGKLETGAIDLNGGMYKLADGSGKLADGLHDGAGKIPDYDKQDRDRRTQVMADPVQLASRDLHHAPNYGTGFAPYFIPLSLWVGAMVAYMLIPPMNRRALAAGASAWRIALAGWLPVAAVGVLQTAALMAVLHWAIGLEMTRAAGTIGFLFLVAACFAALVQWLNARFGAAGRILVLALLMLQLTSAGGTYPVQTSPGFFNAIHPFLPMSYVVEALRRLITGGGLGPVWQACAVLTAFTAGALALTALSARRRQVWTLDRLHPELNL; from the coding sequence ATGCGCTCGCCGAGACTGGCCGCGCTTGAACTCAGGCGGTTCGGCAGGGGAAAGCTGCCGCGTGCGGCGCTGGTGGCGCTCCTGCTGCTGCCGCTGCTGTACGGCGCCCTGTACCTGTGGTCGTTCTGGGACCCGTACGGGAGGCTGGACCGCATCCCCGTGGCGCTCGTCGACGACGACAAGGGCACGACCGTCGCCGGCCGGAGGCTCACCGCGGGCGACGACCTCGTCAAGGGCCTGCTCAAGAGCGACACCTTCGAGTGGCACCGGGTGGGCGCCGCCGAAGCCAGGAAGGGCGTCGAGGACGGCACCTACTACTTGTCGCTGACCATGCCGTCCGACTTCAGCGCCAAGATCGCCTCCAGCTCCGGAAGCTCCCCCGAGACGGGCGCCCTTCAGGTACGGACGAACGACGCCAACAACTACATCGTCGGGCAGATCTCCAAGACGGTGTTCGCCGAGGTGCGCGCTGCCGCATCCACCAAGACGTCGCGGTCGTTCCTCGACCGGATCTTCATCTCGTTCTCGGACATCCACGGGGCCACCGTCAAAGCCGCCGACGGCGCCGACCAGCTCACGGGCGGGATCGGCAAGGCGGAGAAAGGCTCAAAGGACCTGGCCGACGGCTTGCAGGAGGCCAAGAGCGGCAGCGCAAAGCTGTCGAGCGGCCTGACGAAGCTCGACCGGGGCGCGGGCGCCCTCCAGGACGGCGCCCAGCAGGTCGCGGACGGCACCCAGGCGCTCGCCGACCGGGTGCACGGCGCGGCCGACCAGGTGCGGCCCTTCCTGAAGAAGGACGGACGGCAGATCGCCGACACCGCGACCCTGGTGGCCGACTCGTCGGGCGTCATCAGCGAGCACCTCGACGCCTTCGTCACCACGGCCCCCGTCGCCGAGAAGGGCACGCGTGAAGCGTCCGAGACGCTGGACGCGGTGTACGAGAGGCGCTGTGTGAACCAGGTCCTGTCCGACCCCGCGTGCGCGGACCTGAAGAAGGCGAAGGACGCCGCCGCGGACGCGGCACGGCTCGCCGAGGACGTGAACACCGTGGTGCAGGACTACCACGGCGACATGACCGCCATGCGGCAGGACCTGAAGACCCTCCAGCAGCAGGCCCGGGCGCTGGCCAAGGCGGCACCGCACCTGTCCGGCGACCTCGACGACGCGGTCTCCAAGGTGGACGCGCTCAACAAGGGCGCCGCCGAGGTCGCCAAGGGCGCCCGGACCCTGCACACCGGCCTTGGCGCCGCCCGGACCGGGGCGGCCGACCTGGACGCGGGCATCGGCAAGCTGGAGACGGGCGCGATCGACCTGAACGGCGGCATGTACAAGCTCGCCGACGGCTCCGGGAAGCTCGCCGACGGGCTCCACGACGGGGCGGGCAAGATCCCCGACTACGACAAGCAGGACCGCGACCGGCGCACCCAGGTCATGGCGGACCCGGTGCAACTCGCCTCCCGGGACCTGCACCACGCGCCCAACTACGGCACCGGTTTCGCTCCGTACTTCATCCCGCTGTCCCTGTGGGTGGGCGCGATGGTGGCGTACATGCTGATACCGCCGATGAACCGGCGCGCGCTCGCGGCGGGCGCCTCCGCCTGGCGGATCGCGCTGGCGGGCTGGCTGCCGGTGGCCGCCGTGGGCGTGCTGCAGACGGCCGCCCTGATGGCCGTGCTGCACTGGGCGATCGGCCTGGAGATGACGCGCGCGGCGGGGACGATCGGGTTCCTGTTCCTGGTGGCGGCGTGCTTCGCGGCGCTCGTCCAGTGGCTGAACGCGCGCTTCGGGGCGGCGGGCCGGATCCTCGTCCTCGCCCTGCTGATGCTCCAGCTGACGTCCGCGGGCGGTACCTACCCCGTGCAGACCTCCCCGGGCTTCTTCAACGCCATCCACCCCTTCCTGCCGATGAGTTACGTCGTCGAAGCGCTGCGGAGGCTCATCACGGGCGGCGGCCTCGGTCCCGTGTGGCAGGCGTGCGCCGTGCTCACGGCGTTCACCGCGGGCGCCCTCGCGCTGACCGCCCTGTCGGCCCGGCGCAGGCAGGTGTGGACGCTCGACCGACTGCACCCGGAGCTGAACCTGTGA
- a CDS encoding beta-class carbonic anhydrase yields the protein MTTSASVPAGPEGAIVGSVTDRLVEANQRYATAFTDPGMDARPVLGVAVVACMDARLDLHAALGLKLGDCHTIRNAGGVVTDDVIRSLTISQRALGTRSVVLIHHTGCGLESLTEEFRHELEMEVGQRPSWAVEAFRDVDQDVRQSMQRVRTSPFLVHTDDVRGFVFDVKTGRLREIDPA from the coding sequence ATGACGACTTCCGCATCCGTACCCGCCGGTCCCGAAGGCGCCATAGTGGGCTCCGTCACCGATCGCCTCGTCGAGGCCAACCAGCGCTACGCCACCGCTTTCACCGATCCCGGGATGGACGCCCGTCCCGTGCTCGGCGTCGCGGTCGTGGCCTGCATGGACGCACGCCTCGACCTGCATGCCGCGCTCGGTTTGAAGCTGGGCGACTGTCACACCATCCGCAACGCGGGCGGCGTGGTCACCGACGACGTGATCCGCTCCCTCACCATCAGCCAGCGGGCGCTCGGCACCCGCAGCGTCGTGCTCATCCACCACACGGGCTGCGGCCTGGAGTCGCTGACCGAGGAGTTCCGGCACGAGCTGGAGATGGAGGTCGGCCAGCGGCCCTCCTGGGCGGTCGAGGCGTTCCGCGACGTGGACCAGGACGTGCGGCAGTCGATGCAGCGGGTGCGCACCTCGCCGTTCCTTGTGCACACGGACGACGTGCGCGGTTTCGTGTTCGACGTGAAGACGGGCCGGCTGCGGGAGATCGATCCGGCGTAA
- a CDS encoding methyltransferase gives MSDPTRPRASLRTAVVWEVLKDALDRRVKATGRDVLDVLDTGGGSGNFAVPLARLGHRVTVVDPSPNALFALERRAAEAGVADRVQGVQGDAHGLFDVVERGGYDVVLCHGVLEYVDDPAEGVRNAVAALRPDGVLSLLAAGLGGAVLARALAGHFKEAGQALQDPNGRWGEGDPVPHRFTAQQLTALVEDAGLSVGAVHGVRVFADLVPGVLVDTEPGALEALLKLEAAAAESPAFHSVATQLHVLGETRGAAES, from the coding sequence GTGTCGGACCCCACTCGCCCCCGCGCGTCTCTCCGTACCGCCGTGGTCTGGGAGGTCCTCAAGGACGCCCTCGACCGCCGGGTCAAGGCCACGGGGCGGGACGTGCTGGACGTCCTCGACACCGGTGGCGGCAGCGGCAACTTCGCCGTGCCCCTCGCCCGCCTCGGCCACCGCGTCACCGTCGTCGACCCCAGCCCGAACGCGCTGTTCGCGCTGGAGCGCCGGGCCGCCGAGGCCGGTGTCGCCGACCGGGTGCAGGGCGTGCAGGGCGACGCGCACGGCCTGTTCGACGTGGTCGAGCGCGGCGGCTACGACGTGGTGCTGTGCCACGGTGTCCTGGAGTACGTCGACGACCCCGCCGAGGGCGTCCGCAACGCCGTCGCGGCCCTGCGCCCCGACGGTGTCCTCAGCCTGCTGGCCGCGGGCCTCGGCGGTGCCGTGCTCGCGCGGGCCCTCGCCGGGCACTTCAAGGAGGCCGGCCAGGCGCTGCAGGACCCGAACGGCCGCTGGGGCGAGGGCGACCCCGTACCGCACCGCTTCACCGCGCAGCAGCTCACCGCGCTCGTCGAGGACGCCGGCCTGAGCGTGGGCGCGGTGCACGGTGTGCGGGTCTTCGCGGACCTGGTGCCCGGGGTGCTGGTGGACACCGAGCCGGGCGCGCTGGAGGCGCTGCTCAAGTTGGAGGCCGCGGCGGCCGAGTCTCCGGCGTTCCACTCGGTGGCGACGCAGCTGCACGTGCTGGGTGAGACCAGGGGGGCCGCCGAGTCCTGA
- a CDS encoding DUF58 domain-containing protein — protein sequence MSHGGTARTAEEDRGGLRTALAGLTTRGRSFLAAGVAAAICAYVLGQSELLRVGILLAVLPLACATVLHRTRYRVAGSRRLSPSRVPAGSEARVHLRMDNVSRLPTGLLMLQDRVPYVLGPRPRFVLDRVEAGGRREVSYRVRSDLRGRYPLGPLQLRLTDPFGMCELTRSFSTYDTLTVIPRVEPLPPVRFAGESQGYGDGRQRSLALAGEDDVIPRGYRYGDDLRRVHWRSTARYGELMVRREEQPQRARCTVLLDTRAIAFQGAGPDSAFEWAVTGTASALVHMLERGFSVRLLTDTGSSVPGEGADGFAGSSQESADAAGLMMDTLAVIDHSDGAGLSRAYDVLRGGNEGLLVAFFGDLDEEQTAMAAKMSGRSGGALAFVLDSDDWGREPTDVPGPGHRSGERLRLLREAGWTAVPVPRGGSLTELWREADRQRTGVGALSGTEGRS from the coding sequence ATGAGCCACGGGGGGACGGCGCGCACCGCCGAGGAGGACCGGGGCGGGCTGCGCACCGCGCTCGCCGGGCTGACCACGCGCGGCCGGTCCTTCCTGGCTGCCGGTGTGGCCGCCGCGATCTGCGCCTACGTCCTCGGCCAGAGCGAGTTGCTGCGGGTGGGCATCCTGCTCGCGGTACTGCCCCTGGCGTGCGCGACCGTGCTGCACCGCACGCGTTACCGGGTCGCGGGCAGCCGCCGTCTGTCCCCCTCGCGGGTGCCCGCGGGGTCCGAGGCGCGGGTCCATCTGCGGATGGACAACGTCTCGCGGCTGCCCACCGGGCTGCTGATGCTCCAGGACCGGGTGCCCTACGTCCTCGGGCCGCGCCCCCGGTTCGTCCTGGACCGGGTGGAGGCGGGCGGCCGCCGCGAGGTGTCCTACCGCGTGCGTTCGGACCTGCGCGGCCGGTACCCGCTGGGCCCGCTCCAACTGCGGCTGACCGACCCCTTCGGGATGTGCGAGCTGACCCGCTCCTTCTCCACGTACGACACCCTGACGGTCATCCCGCGCGTGGAGCCGCTGCCGCCGGTCAGGTTCGCGGGCGAGTCGCAGGGGTACGGCGACGGGCGGCAGCGCTCGCTGGCGCTGGCCGGCGAGGACGACGTGATACCGCGCGGGTACCGGTACGGCGACGACCTGCGCCGGGTGCACTGGCGCTCCACCGCGCGCTACGGCGAGCTGATGGTGCGCCGGGAGGAGCAGCCGCAGCGGGCCCGGTGCACGGTGCTGCTCGACACCCGGGCGATCGCCTTCCAGGGCGCGGGCCCGGACTCGGCCTTCGAGTGGGCGGTGACGGGCACGGCGTCCGCGCTGGTGCACATGCTCGAACGGGGCTTCTCCGTGCGGCTGTTGACCGACACGGGCAGTTCGGTGCCCGGTGAGGGCGCGGACGGGTTCGCGGGTTCGAGCCAGGAGTCCGCGGACGCGGCCGGGCTGATGATGGACACACTCGCCGTGATCGACCACTCGGACGGCGCGGGTCTCTCGCGCGCCTACGACGTGCTGCGCGGCGGGAACGAGGGGCTGCTGGTGGCGTTCTTCGGCGATCTCGACGAGGAGCAGACCGCGATGGCCGCCAAGATGAGCGGGCGCAGCGGCGGCGCGCTCGCGTTCGTGCTGGACAGCGATGACTGGGGGCGGGAACCGACCGATGTGCCGGGCCCGGGCCACCGGAGCGGGGAGCGGCTGCGGCTGCTGCGCGAGGCGGGCTGGACCGCCGTGCCCGTGCCCCGGGGCGGGTCCCTGACGGAGCTGTGGCGCGAGGCGGACCGGCAGCGCACGGGCGTGGGCGCCCTGAGCGGCACGGAGGGACGGTCGTGA